CTGCATTTTATCTGGCTTGTACAAATTGCTGTGAAGTATATTTAATGTCTTAGCGTAGGATATTATCCTTTTTCTATCGTGATCCCAATTAGCTCAGAATTATTGTTATCATTAGCCGGAATAAAAACCATTAAATCTTCTATAAACATAACAAACACTCAGATTGTTTTTAATGAATTATATCACAAAAGTAGGCAAATTGCTTTTATTATTTACTGAACTCTTTAAAACCTAATTTCTGATAATAATCTAAATACTCATACTTATCATCTGAGTCTAGTTTTTGCTTAGCATCAACTAAAATACCAAGTAGAATTGCAGATTCTTTAGGATGTAAATAATCAAGGCCAGCCTTAACAATTAATCCACCCATTTGTATTTTACTATGCGCATCTTGCTTACGTTTTATCTGGCTTACTGTCTGCATAGATGATTTAAGTTTATATATACTAGCTATTAGCTTCTTTAGTGTTCTTAGGTTCTTGAATCTGCTTTTTACTGGGAAAGATAGTTGTACCTAACTTAGTAATTTTATCAATCATGTTTTGATCTTTATTCTCTAACAATTCTTTATAGAATAGAAGTAAACCTGCAATAACTTGCCGATCAATATTTAAAGAATTGGTTTTAGAAAAAACATTAAATATATCTTTAGAAATATCCTCAATAATTTTTTGCTTTTGTTTTTCTAAACTTGCTAGAGTATCTAATTTCTTCTGCTCTAATGCTGCTAACTTTTTTATACTTTCTGCCATCTATTATCCATTGTGATTATTAACCAGAACAGTGACGAAGCCTTAAGTTAGTAAAGCTCCGCCAATTTCGCCTGCAGTATTAGCATCCCTGCCTCTACCGCAGAGAGGAAAATATCATAAAACCTTCATAAATGCAAAAAGAAAATAATAAGACAAAGCAGATATAATTAATAAAATAATAGTTAAGTAATCCTTAATAACTATGCCAATTTTGCCTTTATATAAATCCTAGCGGGGGCAGGGGGGACGGCAATGAGTCCCCCAAGTAATAACCACCTTCTCTCGTATAAAAAATTAACAAAGAAAGACTTGAAGAAATATACTGCATCATTTAAGCTTTCGATCAGATAGGTTAAATGCGCAATATACGTTGTTGCACAACGTTGCTTTTAAATATTTAAGTTTGGTAAATAGAACGAGTGGCAATATATTATTTTCATGCAGGAGTTAAAGGTAGAGGAGGGAACAAATCACCTCGAGTTGTTGCTTCTGCTGCTTATAAGAGTGCAAGCAGATTAGTTGAGAAAGTATATGATAAAGAAACCGGCCAGGTTAGTGAAATAACCCATGACTATACAAATAAGAAAGGCGTAGTATTCAGCCAAATATTTTTACCTGCTAATGCTCCTTTAAGATTTAAGAATGCGGAAGTGTTATGGAATGAAGTTGTATACGTAGAAAATAGAAAAGACTCACAGTTCTGTCGTGACTTCACAATTGCATTACCGAAGGAATTTAATACCGAGCGTAATATCGAGTTAGTTAAAGAATATGTAGAGAAAGTATTTGTCGAGCGAGGCATTATAGCTCATGCGAGTATACATATGGATGATGAGAATAACCCGCATGCACATATAATGGCAACTATGCGAGATATTAAAGGTGAAGGTTTCGGAGATAAGAACAGAAAGTGGAATGAAAAAAGCGCAAAGTTATACGAAAGAGAACAGTGGGCAGAAGTTACAAATGAGCATTTAGCTAGGTATGGTTTTATAGAAAGGATTACCCATTTATCTTATAAAGATAGAGGTCTTGATATAGAACCTACAATACATGAAGGATATCACGCGAGAAAGATTGAAGAGAGGGGAGGAGTTGCTGAAGTATGTGAAGTTAACAGAGAGATTAAACTTAAGAATATTGATAAGTTCCTTAAAGATCCGATGAAGGTATTAGACGTAAAGTTTTTTAGCCAAGCAACCTTTACTGATAATGATATTGAGAAGGCAGTACATGACTTAACCGAGGGACAAAGTGATGCATATAATCAGATAATAAATAGAATATATTCTTGTTCTGAAATAGTTAAACTTGAGCAAGCTGATTTAAAAGGAAATAGCCGTTATAGCTTTAAAGATTACATCGAACAGGAAGAGTTAATGTTTAATAACGCTAAGGTATTAGCGGAAAGCAATTTTGTTAAGAAATATAAAGCTGATTACGATGATATATATCAAAAATGCAAAGGACAATACGGTGCGAATGACGAACAGTCAGCGGCAGTTGCTCATATAATCTCCTCTAATAAAAGATTAAACTTAGTAGTAGGAAGGGCCGGAACCGGAAAGACTCATAAAGTACTTAAGCCGGTTGCTGATTACTATAAGCAGGAAGGGTATAAAGTAACCGGCATAGCACTTGCAGGGATTGCAGCTGAGTCATTAAACAGTGATGTAGGAGTAGAGTCGTATACCATTCATTCTTGGTTGAATAAAACACAGATAGAACCTTTGACTAAGAATGATGTAATTATTTTAGATGAAGCAGGTATGGTGGATGTACCGCAAATGGCAAAGATAGTTGAGAAAGTAAAAAGAGCAGGAGCTAAGCTTATAGGAGCCGGAGATCATGCTCAGCTTGCTCCCGTCGGTAAAGGTGCTGCATTTAGAGGTTTAGTTGATAAGGAAGGGGCACAGTTAGTTAGCAAAGTATATAGACAAAGAGAAGGGTGGCAGCAGGAAGCAACAGAGGCATTATCCGAGTGGAACGTAGAAAAAGCTATGCGCGCTTACGCTGATGCCCAGTATATAGTATGGAGTGATAAGAAAGAAGAATCGATAGAAAGATTAGCAAGGGACTATGTAGAGAATTATGAGAAGAACGGAAGGGGGCAAATAACCACCAGCTTTAAAAATTCGGATATAAAACAACTTAATAAAGCGACCAGAGAGTTATTAATCCTTAGAGGCAATCTTGAATTTAGAAAGCATTATAACCTGGTAGGAACAGATAAGCTTGGCAAGGAAATAAGGTTTAATAAAGAGTTAGGAGTAGGGGAAGAAGTAATATTTAAAAAGACCGATTATGATAGCTATAATGTAAAGAACGGTAGTAGAGGAAAGGTAATTGAACTTAAAGATAAAAGTGTAGTAGTTAAGATCAACGGAAGAGATAGAGAAGTAGAAATTAACTTAAAAGAATACAACTCACTGGAATACGCATATGCACTAACTATACATGCAGTACAGGGACTTGGAGAAGAAAAGGTAAACGTACTGGCAAGTAGAGGATTTAATGCTAACCTTGCTTATGTAGGGCTATCAAGATTTAGGCAGTCAATGAAGATTTATGCCGATAAAGAGAACCTCAAAGATCTGCATAGCTTAACTAGTATAATGAGTAGGGATGGAGGAAGTGACCTGGTTACTGATTATAAAGGGAT
The Candidatus Jidaibacter acanthamoeba DNA segment above includes these coding regions:
- the traD gene encoding conjugal transfer protein TraD — protein: MQTVSQIKRKQDAHSKIQMGGLIVKAGLDYLHPKESAILLGILVDAKQKLDSDDKYEYLDYYQKLGFKEFSK